A genome region from Streptomyces antimycoticus includes the following:
- a CDS encoding Uma2 family endonuclease: MTATHDRPQMLPEEFEEYARLAARVAEGVRWEFINGKIGVTPVPDGDHGRIIQWLARICIQAHPELWLHDQGLKVETYRNGHARPDGTLAHGDAFVGQGEWADADPVLMVVEVTSYDSDTDRRDRVEKPRAYAETGIPVYLLVDREAGEVTVFSEPDGVRYESTKTVPFGKPLTLPAPVSVTLDTEPLQGWVR; encoded by the coding sequence ATGACCGCGACCCACGATCGTCCGCAGATGCTGCCGGAGGAGTTCGAGGAGTACGCGCGGCTGGCGGCCCGCGTGGCGGAGGGAGTGCGGTGGGAGTTCATCAACGGAAAGATCGGGGTCACGCCGGTGCCGGACGGCGATCACGGGCGGATCATCCAGTGGCTGGCGCGGATCTGCATCCAGGCCCATCCCGAGTTGTGGCTGCATGACCAGGGACTCAAGGTCGAGACCTACCGCAATGGCCATGCCCGCCCGGACGGGACCCTTGCCCACGGTGACGCGTTTGTTGGCCAGGGGGAGTGGGCCGATGCCGATCCCGTCCTGATGGTCGTGGAGGTCACCTCCTACGACTCCGACACCGACCGCAGGGACCGGGTGGAGAAGCCACGCGCCTACGCCGAGACGGGTATCCCGGTGTATCTGCTGGTCGACCGGGAGGCCGGTGAGGTCACCGTGTTCAGCGAGCCCGACGGGGTCCGGTACGAGAGCACCAAGACCGTGCCGTTCGGCAAGCCGCTCACGCTGCCCGCGCCGGTCAGCGTCACGCTGGACACCGAACCGCTCCAGGGTTGGGTGCGCTGA